The segment AAGGAGGATAAACAGTAAGCGGTATCGGTAGGGCGGCAGAGGCATGGCGGTTATTTTTTCAGTGAATTCGAGCCAAGTTCACACTTCTGTTTCGAACATCGGCCATAAGTTGCCAACATTGTAAAGTTAAATTGTGTAAATTTGCAATGATAATGATTAGCATTTACAATATAACATACCTCCATAAATTGGATTAAATATTTTGTATACGATGCGCGAAGTCCTGTTCCTGTTCCGTTACTGGACCGACAAACGCGGCCGCAAAGACGCGCTACTGTTGGGCCTGACCCTGTCGCTGGCCGTCGGCAGCGTGTATCTGGGCGTTGAATTCAACCGCTGGAGCGGCAGCTTCTACAACGCCCTGCAAGCGCTGGACGCCGGCAAGACCTACGCGCTGCTCGGCACCTACCTCGCTCTGCTGGCGGGCATCGTCGCCACGCGGGTGGCGGTGACCTACCTCAAGGAGCGGCTGGCACTGCGCTGGCGCGCCTGGCTGACCGAAATGCTGCTGGGCAAATGGCTGCACAAGGGACGCCACTACCGCCTGGAAACGCAGGCCGGCCACGACAACCCCGACCAGCGGCTGGCCGAGGACACCGCGCTGTTCAGCCGCGGCGTGCTGGACGCCAGCCTCAGTCTGCTCAGTTCGGTTCTCTCGCTGATTTCGTTCAGCGCCATCCTCTGGCAATTGTCCGCCAGCATGCCCCTGCCGGTTCTTGGCGACACGATTCCCGGCTACCTGGTATGGGCCTGTGTGATCTATACGTTGGCGGGATCGCTGATCACGCACTGGCTGGGCAAGGCGCTCGCCGGCATCCAGTTCCTCATCCAGCGCAAGGAAGCGGAGCTGCGGCGCGTGCTGCTGGGCCAGCGTCATCATGGCGAGTCCATCTCGTTCCAACGGGGCGAACCGACCGAGCAAGCCCGCGCCATGGAACGCCTCGGCGACGTGGTCGAGGCCCAGGAAGCGCGCATCCGCAAGGAAAAGAACCTCAGCCTCTTCACTGTGGCGTATGGGCAGGCCTCGGGCCTGGTGCCGATCTTCTGCGCCATTCCCGTCTTCTTGTCGGGCAAAATGCAGCTGGGCGGCCTGATGCAGACCAGCCAGGCGTTCATGCAGGTGAGCATGGCGCTCAGCTGGTTCATCTTCGCCTACAAGGATCTGGCCCAGCTGGCCGCCACGGTGCGCCGTCTGTCGGGCTTCATCGCCGCCTTGCGCGAGGCGGGCGGGGAAAGCGCCACCTCCGTCGCCGATGACCGCCGCCTGGTATTCAGCGGCACGGTGACCCTTCCGGACGGGACGGCGCTCGCGCCCCTGGCCTTGACCCTCGCCCCGCGCGAACGGCTTTGGCTGCAAGGGTCGTCGGGACTTGGCAAGACATCGCTGACGCGCCTGCTGGCGGGGTTGTGGCCGGCCGCCGACGGTTCGGCCATCCGCCTGCCGCAGGGACGCGGCATGTTCCTGCCGCAAAACAGCCATATCGCCGAAGGCAGCCTGATCGCCGCGCTCGCCTATCCGCACGATCCTTCCACCGTGTCCCGCGAAGCGTGCCGCGCGGCCCTGGCCGCCAGCGGACTGGAAAACTTGGGCGCGCGCCTCGACGAGGAGGCGGACTGGATGCGCCGCCTCTCCGGGGGCGAACGACAGCGCCTGGCGCTGGCCCGACTGTTCCTGCACCGGCCGGACTGGGTGGTCATGGACGAGCCGATCAACAAGCTGGATGACGCGACCGCGAGCGAACTGCTGGCATCGCTGTACCGGGAACTGCCGGAACTGACCAGCCTGACCATCAGCCATCAGCCCCTGCCCGCCTGCGCCTACACCCGTCGCCAGCAATGGGGCGCCACCCCGGTCAGCCAGGAGGCCGAACCATGCCCGGCCTGATGCGACGATGGCCGGTGGCCGGTCTGCTGGCGGTGTCGGCGCTCTTGCGCGCCGCGCCGATGCCTTCCGACCCGGCCCTGATTCAGGGGGCGCTGCCCAATGGCTTGCGCTACGCCATTCTTCCGGACGCCCGAGCCAAGGGCGAAGTGGAGTTTCGCCTGAACGTGGCCGCGGGCTCCCTGCACGAAACCGAGGCGCAACGCGGTCTTGCGCATGCCGTCGAACACATGGCGTTCAAGGGCACCCGGCAGTTCCCCGGAGTGAACGGCATGAAGGCCCTGGAGGCGGCGGGGCTGTCGGTCGGCGCCCATGTCAACGCGGAGACCAGCTACGACTACACCCGTTACAAGCTCTCCCTGAACAACGCCACGCCGGCCACGCTCGACCTGGCCATGCGCGTCATGGCGGACTGGTCTGGGGGACTCCTTTTCGAACCCTCGGCCTTCGACAGCGAGCGGCCGGTCATCCTCGAGGAGTGGCGCATGAAGCGCGGCGTCGCCTACCGGCTCGGATTGGCCCAGGACGCGCTGCGCTATGCCGGCAGCCGCTACGCCGACCGGGAGGTGATCGGCACCGAGGCCGTGCTGCGCCATGCGCCGGTGAGCGAGGCCCGCGCCTTTTATGACCACTGGTACCGTCCGGAGCGCATGACGGTGGTGGTGGCCGGCGATGTGGATCCCGCGCGGATCAAGGCCCTGATCGAGACACGCTTCGCCCCGCTCGCGCCCCGCGCGCCGGCGCTCCCCGAGCGGGGACTGAGCGCGTTCCCGCCGCGGCCTCCCTTGCAGGTCGCCCGCTTCACCGACCCGGAAAACGCCCGCCGCCAGATCATGATCCGCTGGGCGCGCCAGCTTGACGCGCCTGCCAGCGACAGCGCCTCCGTATGGCGCGACTGGCTGGAAAGCCTCGCCATCAGGCTCCTGGTCAAGCGCCTTCAAGCGCTGGCCCTCGAGCCGAACGCCGTGCTTCGGGCTCCGCGCATGGCGCCGGGCTCCACACTGGTTTCCGCCGATCGCGTGGAGTACCAATTGACCTTCGAACCGGTGGGCGGCGACCCCGGCCCCGCCCTGAAAACCGTGCTCGCCGAGATCGAGCGGCTGCGCGCGCATGGCGCCCCGCGCGAAGACCTGTCCGCCATCATCAATGAAGAAGTCCTGAATGCCCGGGCCGCCGAACAACAGCGCCGGGAAACCGGCGTGACCGCCGACCGGCTGGTCGAAAGCCTGCATTACCGGCTTCCCTGGTTCTCGGCGCGGCAATGGCGGGAACTGAACGAACAGTGGGCGCCCCGGGCGGGTTCCGATCATGTCCGGGCGGTCTGGGAAAGCCTGGACGGCTTGCCGATGCAAATCCTGCAGATCGCCCGTCAGGATGATCCGGCGCTGAGTCTGACATCGGTGCGGGCGCTGCGTGCCGATGTGAAAGCCCATCCACCGGCCGCCACGCAACCGGCCACGGTCAAGGCGTCCGTCACGCTGCCCAGGCCGGCCCCGGCGGATGTCCGGGACATCCCGGTGTCCGGTCCGGAAGGCTTCGCCCGCTGGCGCCTGGCCAACGGCATGACACTCCAGGTCCTGTCGCGACCCGGCTTCCAGGGGCCGGTGCAACTGCGCGCCACCGCGCCGGGCGGACTCGCCGACGAAACGCCCGACGTGCGCCACATGGGCGGCATGGCCACCCTTCTCGCGGAACGGGGCGGCTATGCCGGCATCGACGGCAAGTCGCTCACGGCCTGGTCGCGCGAACGCCAGGTGGCCCTGCGCCCCTTCGTGCTATCGATGCAGCACGGGCTGAGCGGCACGGCTCCGGCCGGCCGCCTTGACGATCTCTTCGCCCTGCTGAGCGTCAAGCTGCGGACGCCGGCCATCGAATCGGCCACACTGCAAAGCGTGCGCCAGGACATCCTCTCGCGCCAGGACCGGGAAGACGCCGACAGCGCCTTCACCCGCTTCATTTACCGCCATGGCCTGAAAAACAGCGAGATGGGGGAGAAACCGTCCGCGGCCCAACTGGCGGCCATGTCCGCGCCGGGCCTCCTCGCGCACCACCGCCGGCTGTTCGGCAGCCGTTCGGACTGGACCGTCACCGTGGTGGGGAACGTGTCCCCGGCGCGGGTACGGGATCTGGCCAAGACCTGGCTCGCCGGACTCGCCGAAGAGGTCCCGCCACGGAAAACACCGGTGGCGGAAGGCCTGCGGCCCAAGCCCGGAGCCGGGCGCCATGTGCTCGAAGCCGGGCTGGAAGACAAGGGGGTCGTCAATCTGCAGTACGTGGCCCCGGCGGCATGGACGCCCGCCGACGCGATCGCCGCCGACTGGCTCGGCCAGCTGGTGCAGGAGCGCGTGCAGCAACGGCTGCGCCGCGATGAAGCGGCGATTTACGCCGTCGGCGCGACGCCGATGCTGGTGCGTTTCCCGGAAGGCGCGTTCATGCTGTGGATCCGCTTCAGCGCCGATCCGCGCCGGCTCGACGAATTGGCCCGCATCACCGAAGAGACCGTCCTCGCGCTTTCCCGCAATGGCCCGGACGATGCCGAGCTCGCCAGAATCCGCCGGCAATGGCGGGAAGCCCGCCAGCGCGCGCTGGAGGACGCCGGATCCTGGGCGCAGGCGCTCTCCCAGAGCGCGAGCGCCGGCGATGACCCGGCGGCCTTCGAACAAGGCTCCGACCTGGCGGCCGGCATCGCGCCGGAACGGGTGAAAGCCCTGGCGGCGCAATGGCTGTCCGGACCGGCGCGCGTGTTCCTGCTCAAACCGGATCCCGGGAGCCACACCGCGCGCGCCGCCCATGGAGCGGGCTGACCAATGCCCTCCGACCGGACCGACGCCCTCGCGTCCTGTCCGGTCGGAATACCACCCGGCGCCTGGCCATCTTGCCGGACCAACACCGTATAATGCCTTCCTGTCCCTATCATCCCGGCCTTGCCAACCCCAGATCATTCTCATGCGAATCCGCCGATCCACCGCCGCCATGACCATCCTTGCCTTGCTGACCGCAGGCTACTGGACCGCCACCCACTGGAACAGCAACCGCGCGCACTCGGTGGGCGAACCGCTGGACGCCTTCAATGGCGTCGCCGTGTACTACAACGGCGGCGTGCAGAACGTGGAAGGGCGCACTGTGGCGCCGGATGGCTACAACCTCGGTCTGCGCTATCAGTGCGTCGAGTTCGTCAAGCGCTACTATTATCAGCGTTTCGGCCACAAGATGCCCAACGACAAGGGCCATGCGCGGG is part of the Paludibacterium paludis genome and harbors:
- a CDS encoding ABC transporter ATP-binding protein/permease, with protein sequence MREVLFLFRYWTDKRGRKDALLLGLTLSLAVGSVYLGVEFNRWSGSFYNALQALDAGKTYALLGTYLALLAGIVATRVAVTYLKERLALRWRAWLTEMLLGKWLHKGRHYRLETQAGHDNPDQRLAEDTALFSRGVLDASLSLLSSVLSLISFSAILWQLSASMPLPVLGDTIPGYLVWACVIYTLAGSLITHWLGKALAGIQFLIQRKEAELRRVLLGQRHHGESISFQRGEPTEQARAMERLGDVVEAQEARIRKEKNLSLFTVAYGQASGLVPIFCAIPVFLSGKMQLGGLMQTSQAFMQVSMALSWFIFAYKDLAQLAATVRRLSGFIAALREAGGESATSVADDRRLVFSGTVTLPDGTALAPLALTLAPRERLWLQGSSGLGKTSLTRLLAGLWPAADGSAIRLPQGRGMFLPQNSHIAEGSLIAALAYPHDPSTVSREACRAALAASGLENLGARLDEEADWMRRLSGGERQRLALARLFLHRPDWVVMDEPINKLDDATASELLASLYRELPELTSLTISHQPLPACAYTRRQQWGATPVSQEAEPCPA
- a CDS encoding M16 family metallopeptidase; translation: MPGLMRRWPVAGLLAVSALLRAAPMPSDPALIQGALPNGLRYAILPDARAKGEVEFRLNVAAGSLHETEAQRGLAHAVEHMAFKGTRQFPGVNGMKALEAAGLSVGAHVNAETSYDYTRYKLSLNNATPATLDLAMRVMADWSGGLLFEPSAFDSERPVILEEWRMKRGVAYRLGLAQDALRYAGSRYADREVIGTEAVLRHAPVSEARAFYDHWYRPERMTVVVAGDVDPARIKALIETRFAPLAPRAPALPERGLSAFPPRPPLQVARFTDPENARRQIMIRWARQLDAPASDSASVWRDWLESLAIRLLVKRLQALALEPNAVLRAPRMAPGSTLVSADRVEYQLTFEPVGGDPGPALKTVLAEIERLRAHGAPREDLSAIINEEVLNARAAEQQRRETGVTADRLVESLHYRLPWFSARQWRELNEQWAPRAGSDHVRAVWESLDGLPMQILQIARQDDPALSLTSVRALRADVKAHPPAATQPATVKASVTLPRPAPADVRDIPVSGPEGFARWRLANGMTLQVLSRPGFQGPVQLRATAPGGLADETPDVRHMGGMATLLAERGGYAGIDGKSLTAWSRERQVALRPFVLSMQHGLSGTAPAGRLDDLFALLSVKLRTPAIESATLQSVRQDILSRQDREDADSAFTRFIYRHGLKNSEMGEKPSAAQLAAMSAPGLLAHHRRLFGSRSDWTVTVVGNVSPARVRDLAKTWLAGLAEEVPPRKTPVAEGLRPKPGAGRHVLEAGLEDKGVVNLQYVAPAAWTPADAIAADWLGQLVQERVQQRLRRDEAAIYAVGATPMLVRFPEGAFMLWIRFSADPRRLDELARITEETVLALSRNGPDDAELARIRRQWREARQRALEDAGSWAQALSQSASAGDDPAAFEQGSDLAAGIAPERVKALAAQWLSGPARVFLLKPDPGSHTARAAHGAG